tacacacacatgcacacatgtacacacacacgcacatgcacacacatgcatacgcacacacatccatacacacacgcagactcacacacatgcacacacacacatacatgaatacacacacacacacacacacacacgcaccgtGGAAATCAGCACGGAACTCCACACTTTGAGCAGCAACTACTGACAGAGTCTTGACAATACCTGACACCCAGGGTAATTTAAGAGCAAAATGAAACTGTGGAGAGTCTAGCATTTTACTGTCTTGGGGGATAGTGGGAGGTGTGGGTTAACTGAAGTCtttatataaaaagtaataaCCAATTCCTACATTACTCTTAACTCTGCTTAATTCTCTTTCATAgttcattttttgagaattcaaaaaaaaatgttgcccAGTCTTCTGTTACTTTAAAGCAGTCTCCTTgctctttgcagcagatggaTAGTATATGTTTAAGGTAATAAAAGGCTTAATACAGTTTCAGGGGGATGTTCTCTCGCATTCTGTAACCCTCTTGTAGATACCATACATCCTTTTACTTTTCACATTGCACAACGATCTCAGTGTTCCATTCTGTTTCCTGTACATGGTTCTGTGTTGCTAGTTCCTCAGATTCTCCCACCAGGACCTTTGTTCACACAGATAAGGGAACCGAGTGAGTCAATGCTCACTCACTTGGGTCAGAGGGACCCAAGCTCCATCCTCTCACCAGGAAGAAGCTCAGTGGGAATAGAGAATTTGTAGATAATTGTATAACTGCTAGTCTTATGATCATTTGAATGTCATCCTGTGATCTCAAAAGTGTTTATTCTTATTTCCTTAGTTATAACTTATTCAAAAAGAACCCTCTGATCAAAAGAGAGACTGAAGACTCCATCCATGTAGAAATGTTAAGAACAGAGAATCTGGAATTcttgatttaaaataaatgaatttatcgGGCATGCATTGAAACAGCACAGTCTTACATTAATGCTTATGATCACAACAGattaagcaaaattaaaaacatcaggggctggagagatggctcaaaggttaagagcactgactgctcttccaaaggtcctgagttcaattcctagcaaccacatggtggctcacaaccatctataatgagatgtagtgccctcttctggtgttcgtGTGTAtgtaggtagaacactgtatacatagtaaataaataaatatgactaTTTTTCAATACATGGAAGAAAAGAGCCTGCCCTAGAGCTAATCAAGAAATCTATCCCATGTAATAATTGTCACTTTCTCCCCATCAGATCATGCCCTTTGCAGGTTGCAGCTGCATTGATGGCTCAGTCTAAGCCATGGAGACAGGAAACCACAGCTGGGTGACAGACTTCACCTTGGTTGGTCTTTTCCAGGATGGCCAGATGGACACCTTCCTCTTCACAGTCATCACCATCCTCTTTGCAGTAGCTCTGATAGGCAACATCACACTGGTCCACCTCATCAGGCTGGACCGAAGActccacacccccatgtacttccTCCTCAGCCAGCTCTCCATCATCGACATGATGTACATCTCCACCACTGTGCCCAAGATGGCAGCTAACTTCCTGTCAGGCACCAAGACCATTTCCTTTCTGGGCTGTGAGATCCAAGCCTTTGTGTTTCTGAGCCTGGGTGGGTCTGAAGCCCTGCTGCTGGGCTTCATGTCCTGTGACAGGTATATAGCCATCTGCCGGCCCCTGCACTACCCTGTGCTCATGAGCAGGAAGGTCTGCTGCTCCATGGTTGCCTGTGCCTGGACCAGCAGCTCCATCAATGCCTTAGTGCACACGCTGTATGTGTTTCAACTTCCATTCTGTGGGTCGAGGATCATTGACCACTTTTTCTGTGAGGTTCCATCTCTCATGCCACTGGTGTGTGAAGACACATCCCAATATGAGCACACAATCCTCATGAGTGGCCTTGTCATCCTGCTGCTACCCTTCCTGGCCATCCTAGCTTCCTATGCTCAGGTGATGATTGTTGTATTCCAGATGGGCTCAGGGAAGGGACAGGGTAGAGCTGTGTCCACCTGCTCCTCCCATCTGACTgtggccagcctgttctatgccACCAGCCTTTCCATCTACACCCAGCCACACTCTTTGCATTCTACTGCAACGGACAAGGTAGTGGCCGTGATCTACTCAATCGTCACCCCTGTTCTGAACCCATTTATTTACAGCCTGCGGAACAAGGAAGTCATGGGAGCCCTGGGGAGACATATGGGATGATAGATGTtggtgcaggaaaaaaaaaatgtggttttgcAGTGGACTTTTGCAAAGGGCCTTGTGGACTGAAGATTCCACTCAAAGCTGGTCAGGAAAACAATCTGGGGGGAAATAAAGATCAGTGTTCTGTAAAAGCACCGGAGAGACTGTGCTCCTTCCAGCTTGTGTACCTAATGAAGCAACAGCATATGGTTTTGTCATCTTGGTGGTACCATGGTGTTGATGTTTTGATTGGCCCTTTTCAGTATCTTGAAATATAATTCATAGGAAATGGAATATACCTAAACATTCAGCATATAACGGAAATGAATATGTTTAGGGCTGATAAAGAGAAGAACCTGCTCACTCCACTACTATCTCTATCTGGAGACTTTTGTGTGTAAACATTATTAAGAAGGAATTAGttcaaggctagagagatgcctcagaggttaagagcagtgactgctcttccagaggacctaagttcaattcccagcaaccacgtggtggctcacaaccatctataatgtgatctgatgccctcttctggcctgagggtgtacatgcaggcagagcactgtatacatgataataaataaataaatgtttaaaaaaagaaagggatcaACTCAAAAGCACCAGGCCATGGGGAATGTGAGTCTTCCTAGGACAGTTACATGGCAGAGTGTCTCTGACACTGTAAACACAGAAGTTTCTATCATTAGaggcttcctttttctccaccACAGTTACCATTCATAGGAATGAAATGCGATCCATAGGCTCAAACTTGTGTGACTTGGAAAGAAGGGGCAAGGTATACAAGAGTCCACTGAAAAAACTGGATCAGACGAAAGACTGATGATGTAAGGATATCTGGGTAAGATGCTGAAAGTGGGCAGAGATGATGACACCTGAGGTGGCCAGCTCCCAGAGCCCAGTGGCTGCTCTCTCCTTTCCAGCTAGGGGAGAGGTGAATCAGTAAGAATGCTCAATTGCAGGAATCTCTGGGGCTCATGGGCCTCAGCCCTCTGCCGGGTTTCCACTGAAGCCTGTGGTTAATTCAGCTCCCAGCCcacatgttgggtggctcacagctagctgtaacttcagctccaacgGGTCTtagaccctcttctggcttcctagggtacttcacacatgtgcacacgcacacacacagacacacacacgcacacacacacacacacacacacacacacacacacacacacaaagtagctTTTTAAAGAACCCCTAAAAGagtaacatacaaaaataattttacctaATTATGACTCTAATTAATCTGATATTTAAAGGGATTTAGAGGGTCAATTTTTGTCTGGGAATTCATCAGAAGTATCTATCCAAGCTAAAGAAGCCGAGCCCCGAATCTTCACTTTGTATTCCTGCCACTGAAGAAAAATTCTACTGTATAAAGACCAGAAAACATAGATTACTACCAactctcagcttttaaaaatatgcatcagTAGATGAGTTACACTACTGGGGACTTAAGATTCCCCTGTATTAAATCTGGAATACACAGTGATTTTATGATGGGCCAGAGGAATTAGAACTCATGAAGGTAATTTCAGCTAGGGGTAGAGATGGCCCGTAGGAGAACTCATCTTCTCGGACAAAGACTATCTCCATACACATAGGCCTTggtttaaatattattattattgttgtggttgttgttgttgatttttttttttttgagacagagtttttctatatagccctgactgtcctggactcac
The genomic region above belongs to Acomys russatus chromosome 25, mAcoRus1.1, whole genome shotgun sequence and contains:
- the LOC127208695 gene encoding olfactory receptor 2AK2-like, which translates into the protein METGNHSWVTDFTLVGLFQDGQMDTFLFTVITILFAVALIGNITLVHLIRLDRRLHTPMYFLLSQLSIIDMMYISTTVPKMAANFLSGTKTISFLGCEIQAFVFLSLGGSEALLLGFMSCDRYIAICRPLHYPVLMSRKVCCSMVACAWTSSSINALVHTLYVFQLPFCGSRIIDHFFCEVPSLMPLVCEDTSQYEHTILMSGLVILLLPFLAILASYAQVMIVVFQMGSGKGQGRAVSTCSSHLTVASLFYATSLSIYTQPHSLHSTATDKVVAVIYSIVTPVLNPFIYSLRNKEVMGALGRHMG